AAAATTCCTAGCTTCGACGCCTACCTGAAGGCCGCCATCGCCCACCATCAGAAACTATTAGTGGAAATCAAAACCAATTCGGCCACGACGCCGGACGTGGCCCAACGGTTCGTTGACCGCTACGGCGCCACCCTCCTAGCCAACCATGACCAGGTCCACACCCTCAGCTACCGCATCATGACGGCGTTGCGACGCGAAGATCCCAAGCTGTTCGTTAGCTATATCCTGCCCTACAACCTGACCTTCCCGTACACCGACGCCAACGCCTACACCATGGAGGCCACGACGCTCAACGATAACTTCATCGATCAGGCGGCCAAGCACCACCAGAAGGTCTACGCTTGGGATATCGACAGCATCACCCAGCTCGACCAGATGATGTTCCTGGGCGTCAACGGGATCATCACGAATAACCTCCACGCGATGCAGGATGAAATCCGCAACAACACGGATCATCCCAGCTACGCCAACCTCTTGTTGACCTTCATGAACGAGTTAAGTCTGGAAACCCAGACGCAATAACCTCGCGGCAGCCCCTGCGGCTAAATCTGGTCAGCCGGAGCGCTTAAGCGTTAGCCCCGACCACGTTTATCCTATCAAACATGGTTAGCCAACCTAAAAACGGTGAACTCACGTTGCGACGTAAGTTCACCGTTTTTTCAGATGCGTTAATCGTGTCTAGGCGCAAGCACCCGGACAGCTATTTGGTTTTTTCAACCTTTCGGAGCGGCCGTTTAATCATGGTCAATAACTTGGCCGATTGGAGCCGCGCCACCACGGCGTCCACCGCCACCTGCATCAACTTTTCGTTGAGGTTCTTGGCGGCCGGTTGGACCTGATCTTCCCCGAGGTGGTGTAGCCGGTCCTCTAAGCTACCAATAAAGTTATCGTAGGCCTGCTTCGGGTAATCGCCCGCCGTGATCTGGTCGATCCCCGTGCGGACCGTGTCCGTCTGAAATATCGGCTTAAGCAGACTAATCATCAAGATATCCGTCAGCTGCATGGTCTGGTACTTCTTCTTGACCGGCGCCAAAATCACCTTGTGCTTCACGTAGTTGTTAATCATTGCCGGCGTGATGGTATCCACGCCCAGCGGTCCCAGCACCTCATTGACCAGTGCGGTGACCTGATCCATGTACAAATCAAACTTGGGTAAGTCGTCCCACCGGGGGAGCTTGACCCCGTGCATCTGCGTTTCCCAGCGGGTGTATTGATTAAAGTCTGCCATCGTCGTTCCCTGCCCTTCGGTTGTTTGGCACCATTATAACACGTTACCTAGTCTTTGTGACTAGCTAACCACTAACTTTGTCACTTTCAGCTAACGCCAGCGAATTCGACTTAAGATGCGCTTACCCAGGATCGTTTGGACCAGTAAAAAGACCGGCTGGACACTGACCATCAACGGGAGATAGAGCAACGCTAACTGCCAATTCAAGAGGTTCACCAGCGAGAACAGGTTGCCGAAGAAGAGGAAGATGACCGCGAATAGGGCCGCCATCACCAGCACCAAGGCAATCTTGAAGCGGTTCAACGGCCGGGCCACCATCAGTAACGCGTTTAAGCTGACCAACCCGGTCATTAGAACGCTTAACGTCGAAGTCGTGGCGAAGCTCAGGTGAAACTGGGTGCCGATGGCCATGATCACTAGGATGTAGCCCACCACGCAGACCGCGGCCGGGGCCGCAATCTCCATGACTTGCTTCATGAACCGGTCGGCAATCCGGGTGTAGTTCGGCTGTAAGGCTAAGAAGAACGTGGGGATCCCCACCATGAGTGACGAGATGGGGGTTAACTGAATTGGCTCGAACGGGTAGCTGCGACTCATGAAGATAAAGATCAACGTCAGGACCACCGAATACATGGTCTTGATCAAGAAGAGCGACGCGACCCGTTCAATGTTGTTAATAACCCGGCGACCCTCGTTTAAGACGTTAATCATGGCATCGAAGTTCGAGTTAATCAACACAAAGTCGGCCAGACTCTTGGTGGCCTCACTCCCCGACGCCATGGCGATGCTACAGTCAGCCTGCCGTAGGGCTAACAGGTCGTTAACCCCGTCCCCCGTCATGGCCACCGTGTGACCAGCCGCCTGATAGGCCTTGATCAGCCCCTCCTTCTGTTGGGGCGTGACCCGACCAAAGACGTTGTAGGTCGCCACCAACCGGTCGTAGTCGGGCTGTTCGCCCACCTGGCTCATATCCACCAGGTCCTGGGATCCCGGGATTTCGGCCCGCTGGGCGATACTGGCCACGGTCACGGGATTGTCCCCCGAGATGACCTTTAGGGCCACGTCCTGGGTCACGAAGAAATCAAAGGTGTCCGCAGCGTGGGGACGCAGTTCATCGGTAATCAAAATCAAGGCCAGCGCTTGAGGGTTAACGGGTTTAGGCGTGGTTAGTTGGTCGACCTGCGCCAGTAACAGGACCCGGTAACCCTGGGCCGCCAGCGTGTGAATCCGATGTTGGACGACCTCCGGCACCTGCTGATAAATAAACTCGGGAGCGCCCATCACGTAGGCCTGCCCAGCTAACTGAGCACCACTCCACTTCCGCCCCGACGAGAACGGCAAGACGGCGTCCGCCGTGACGGTCGGGGTCCCCAGCGCCGCTTGAATCGCCTGGGCGGTTTCGTTATCGTCACCGGTCGCAGCCACCAGTTGCGCCAGAATCGTCTGCGCGGTCGCGACATTCGTCGTTCCCAGCGGGTCCAACCGTTCAAACTTCAGCTTGCCACTGGTGATGGTCCCGGTCTTATCCAGACACAGTACGTCGACCCGGGCTAACGCTTCAATGGCCGGCAATTCGCGCACCAACACGTTTTTTCGACCCAGCGTAAAGGCCCCCGCCGCTAAGGCTACCGAGGTTAAGAGGACTAACCCCTGCGGAATCATCCCGCCCATGGCGGCCACCGTTCCCAAGATGGCCCGGTTGGTTCCCTGGCCCTTGACCAGCGACGCGATGAATAGCAGGATTCCCAACGGAATGATCACGATGGTTAAAATTTTAATGATCCGGTTGATCGTATTGAGTAATTGACTGGCGGTGCGGTGCTGTTGCTTGACCGAATGGGCCAGTTGCTTGACGAAGCTGTTTTGGCCGACCTGAGTGGCCTGTACCACCGCTTTACCGCCCAACAGGACGCTGCCGGAAATCAGCGTATCGCCGGTCCGTTTGGTGATTGGCGTGGACTCCCCGGTAATCTGGGATTCGTCAACTTCGAGTCCCGTGGTTTCGCGAATCAGACCATCGACCGGCAGTTGATCGCCACGGCCGACTTCGAGCAGGTCGTCTTGAACGATCTCGTCTTGATGCCGCGCCATGGTCTTCCCGTCCCGCCGCACCCGAATGAGGCCTTCCGAGAGTAGCGCTAGGTGGTCCACCTGGCGCTTAGACCGGATTTCTTGAAAAATACCGATCCCGGTGTTGACCACCACGACCCCGATAAACAATAGGTTTTTATAGCTACCCGTTAGCAGGACCAGGCCGGCTAAGACTAAATTAATTAAGTTAAAGAGCGTGAGTAGGTTATCCCGAAAAATCTGTTTGACACTCCGGGTGAGCGGCGGGACCGGGTCATTCTTTAAGCCCTGATCGATCCGCTTGGTCACCTCGGCGGCCGTTAACCCGCGAGTCAACGGTGGCGTTTGTGCGACTTGTTCAACTGGCGCCATGGCCCAGACCTCCTTAGATTGGTACCGCTTTTACCCATATTGTACAAGATTATTTGCCGGCTCACCCGTTATCTGTTTAATTTTTTCGCTTCTTAAACGAATCGCTAGCAGTTTAACAGACCGGCCCCAGAGTGGTTAAATGGAGAGGGAAACGATGAATGAGGGAGGAACTTTTCATGGCACATAAATCAACATCATTGATTTTATTTATCCTATATCTAGTCTTGTTAGGTTGTATGTTGGCGCAGCAAACCATGCTGGCCATGTGGCTGATGACCGCGGGGATGCTCTTCGAGGCCAGTGTCAACCTCTACGACCAGTTTCGGCGACACTAGACAGCGTTAGAGTAAGCGTTGTCATTTAACCGATCATCATCTAAACTTAGGTTATTAGGCGCCTCGACGCCCAACAGCAATAACGGGCTTGCCCGCTAAGGAGGACATCTTCATGACATTATCCAGCATCACCGAAACCCGGCCCCTCGCCGACGGACACCAAATTCCCAAGTTAGGGTTTGGGACCTACCTACTCAGTGACCAAGCCACCATGGACGCCACCATTCAGGCCGCGTGGGACGCCGGCTACCGGCTCTTCGATACGGCCATGCTCTACCGCAACGAGGACCTTCTCGGTAACACCTTACAGACGTTGAACCTCCCCCGCCCCGACTTGTATCTGACCAGCAAGGTGGCCGAGGTTGTCCAGGGCTACGATGAAACCCTCAAGGCCGTCGACGGGTCCCTGAAACGGCTGCAAACCGACTACCTGGACCTCTTATTAATCCACTGGCCGGTGCGTGCCCACTTCTTCGACACCTGGCGCGCCCTAGAACAGCTCAAGGCCGATGGTAAAGTGCGGTCGATTGGGGTCTCTAACTACACCATCGCCCACCTCGAACTCTTAGCCACCCGGGCCAAGGAAATGCCGGTGGTCAACCAAGTCGAGTACCACCCCTACCTGAATCAGCAAGCCTTATTGGACCACGACACGGAAAACCACATCGTGACCGAGGCCTGGAGTCCCCTGGGGCGTCGCGTCGTTTTGGGCGATCCGATGATCAAGAAGATCGGTGACCACCACCAAAAGTCCGTGGCTCAGGTCATCTTACGTTGGGAACTCCAACACGGCATCTTACCGATTCCGAAGTCCCAGCACGCCGAACGCATCGTGGAAAACGCCCAGGTCTTTGACTTCGAATTGAGCGCCGATGAACTATCGATGATTGACCTGTTGAACAAGCATCAACGGACCGGAAACGAACCGGAAATCGTCTACGAAACCGGGAAACAGTACTAAAATTAACCTGATTAAACCCAAGAGTGGGACAGAAGGCGGTTAGCTGGTGAGCATGAACGACGGTTCGTAAGCCGGACAATCCTGAACTTGGATTGGCTGGCGACTTTACGGGGTTAAGCGGAACCAGCTGCCTTTTGGCGCACGTTTCGACACTAAATATTCGGAGACACAAAAAATCTGAGACTTTTGTCCCAGATTTTTTCATTCTAAAATTCTAATTTAACTCGCAATCATCGAACGTCACCCGGCCTCTTTTGCGAACAGTCCGCCAACGTGAATTTCACGAGATTAGTCCTCAGTCGAAAACGGGTGATCCTGATCAATCCGTAAATCGACCGGAATCGTCAGATCTGGTGAAACCAGCATCTGTTCGGCCGCTTGCAAGGCCTGACGCGTGAACCAGCCGTCCCGAATCAACTTTCCAAACTCGTTGACGTGGTGAATCATGTCGGCAATCTCTTCGTCGCTGATATTTTGAACCACGTCGTCCAATTCGTCGAGACTGTCGATGGCAATCCCCAAGTGGTTTTGCACGATGATGTCGGCCACCGCGGCTTGCCGCCAGACAATCACCGGTAACCCGTGCGACAGGTACATCGACACTTTGTGGGGGTGGTTGTAATGGGTGTAGTCGTTGTAACGGTAACTCGGCGTATCACTATCCCAAGCCAGACCGAACGTCCGGGGGAGCGCTTGGACCAGGTCCCAGCGCCAGAGTTGGCCGCGAAAGTCAACCTGTGGGTTCGCTGCCAACTTTTCGTCCAACTCGTCGTCGGTCACCCCAAAGACGGTGATCGGCGTCTTTAAATTCCAATCCGCTAAGTAACGGGACTTCAAGATGTTGCCGGCTAAGACCACGCCCCGCTGGAAATCCTCGGGCTTGGTGTAGTAGCGGTCATCATCGTGATTATCGTCCAGGTAATCCAGTAAGTATTGGCAGACCATCGGCGTGGTCACGCCGTCCTTTTTTAACTGAGCAGCCATCCGGCGGTTATGCACAATCAACACGTCGCACTTGTTAAAAAAGCCAATCTCGTCGATCCACTCGGGGGTCTTCTGATTCCGGAGGGTTTCCGAGTCGTGAATCAGGCAGACCATCTTGACTCGCCGCCGGTGCATCTGATCCACGAACGACATTTCAAAACGTCCACTATTGAGGGACGGATACTGATACACGATAAAGTCACCGGGTGAAACGGCTGCAGTAATCCCGTCAATGCGCGACGTGACGGCTTCATCCGACTCCCCCACGTCGTTATACCGAAAAATGTTGGCCACCTGATAGCCGGTCGCCTGCCCAATGCGGGCAATGTCTAATTTCGCTTGCCGGGTCGCATCAAATGTTCGTCCCTGCACGATATCCGTAATCCATTTTTTCATAGCGAGTTTCTCCATTCGGTTTAAAATCGACAACGTTAACGCTCCGGGTCATCCCTTAGCGAACTAGCTGACAGTTACCGCCCTAGTCCGGCTGGTCACCACTGGAAAATATTAAGTAACGGGAACAAAATTCCGGCGAGCACCACAATGGCGATCGTGACTGAAATCGCAACGTTCAACCCTTTCCCAGTCGAGGATTTATTCTCCGGTGGCTCCTGGACGTACCCCTTTTCAAGGTGCATCCGAGAAGAGATATCCTGGTTTAACAAATCTTTCTTCTGCTTACTCATAATGCTATAATTATAACCGTCCTAACATATGAAGCGCAACAATCTTGAAGGGCTTTTTCGGACCATCACGGCCCAAATTGACGAACCGTTACCCACCCAGACGAGATTGTGCAACAACTAACGACTTTTTAAGTTTTCCGTCGGTACGGACGTCCCGGTTGTCGCTACCTTAATTTTACACCGTTTTGCGACTTACCGTTAATTAATCGGACATTAAATTGGTCATGGGTGGTGTGATACCTAACCCCACCCCCTGTTCCACCAACCATTCCTTAACTGAATGGTTTATTTTTTAAATTTTTCGGGGCCGTCATCGAATTTCAACGGTAGCGGACCATTTCGTTAGGTAACCGTCCCAACAACTCGACGCCTGACGGGGCTAGAAAGGTGATTCGTGTGCATCGTTATCGAGAGTTTTTTACCAGCCTTGGCTGGACAGCCATTATTTTAGCGGTCTTCGTGGCCGGGCAGGTGGTGCCGCTACCCAACGTGGATTCCGGTACCGCCCAAGAT
Above is a window of Levilactobacillus zymae DNA encoding:
- a CDS encoding DUF1836 domain-containing protein, with the translated sequence MADFNQYTRWETQMHGVKLPRWDDLPKFDLYMDQVTALVNEVLGPLGVDTITPAMINNYVKHKVILAPVKKKYQTMQLTDILMISLLKPIFQTDTVRTGIDQITAGDYPKQAYDNFIGSLEDRLHHLGEDQVQPAAKNLNEKLMQVAVDAVVARLQSAKLLTMIKRPLRKVEKTK
- a CDS encoding cation-translocating P-type ATPase produces the protein MAPVEQVAQTPPLTRGLTAAEVTKRIDQGLKNDPVPPLTRSVKQIFRDNLLTLFNLINLVLAGLVLLTGSYKNLLFIGVVVVNTGIGIFQEIRSKRQVDHLALLSEGLIRVRRDGKTMARHQDEIVQDDLLEVGRGDQLPVDGLIRETTGLEVDESQITGESTPITKRTGDTLISGSVLLGGKAVVQATQVGQNSFVKQLAHSVKQQHRTASQLLNTINRIIKILTIVIIPLGILLFIASLVKGQGTNRAILGTVAAMGGMIPQGLVLLTSVALAAGAFTLGRKNVLVRELPAIEALARVDVLCLDKTGTITSGKLKFERLDPLGTTNVATAQTILAQLVAATGDDNETAQAIQAALGTPTVTADAVLPFSSGRKWSGAQLAGQAYVMGAPEFIYQQVPEVVQHRIHTLAAQGYRVLLLAQVDQLTTPKPVNPQALALILITDELRPHAADTFDFFVTQDVALKVISGDNPVTVASIAQRAEIPGSQDLVDMSQVGEQPDYDRLVATYNVFGRVTPQQKEGLIKAYQAAGHTVAMTGDGVNDLLALRQADCSIAMASGSEATKSLADFVLINSNFDAMINVLNEGRRVINNIERVASLFLIKTMYSVVLTLIFIFMSRSYPFEPIQLTPISSLMVGIPTFFLALQPNYTRIADRFMKQVMEIAAPAAVCVVGYILVIMAIGTQFHLSFATTSTLSVLMTGLVSLNALLMVARPLNRFKIALVLVMAALFAVIFLFFGNLFSLVNLLNWQLALLYLPLMVSVQPVFLLVQTILGKRILSRIRWR
- a CDS encoding aldo/keto reductase, which produces MTLSSITETRPLADGHQIPKLGFGTYLLSDQATMDATIQAAWDAGYRLFDTAMLYRNEDLLGNTLQTLNLPRPDLYLTSKVAEVVQGYDETLKAVDGSLKRLQTDYLDLLLIHWPVRAHFFDTWRALEQLKADGKVRSIGVSNYTIAHLELLATRAKEMPVVNQVEYHPYLNQQALLDHDTENHIVTEAWSPLGRRVVLGDPMIKKIGDHHQKSVAQVILRWELQHGILPIPKSQHAERIVENAQVFDFELSADELSMIDLLNKHQRTGNEPEIVYETGKQY